A genomic window from Salvia hispanica cultivar TCC Black 2014 chromosome 5, UniMelb_Shisp_WGS_1.0, whole genome shotgun sequence includes:
- the LOC125186607 gene encoding uncharacterized protein LOC125186607 has protein sequence MAVWSAENATNAYLRAIKMGERSKEPDTAEFISALVAGTSARLMVVACSGAADCTTLALVAAAYQTGGQVVCIVGGASEVQQSRRALGESGADVKFVVGSAEFLLAGEYREADCVVVDCRIRNCQRILESARSEALVLGYNALCGGLEFGNDAHLLPIGEGLLVRRATLPRRRTEKGGRWVVTVDKFTGEEHVFRVRSKPKFCK, from the exons aTGGCTGTCTGGTCTGCTGAAAATGCTACTAACGCTTATCTCAGAGCAATAAAAATG GGAGAGAGAAGCAAGGAGCCAGACACGGCGGAGTTTATCTCCGCCCTGGTGGCAGGCACCAGCGCTCGCCTCATGGTGGTTGCATGCTCGGGCGCCGCCGACTGCACCACCTTAGCCCTGGTGGCAGCGGCCTACCAAACAGGGGGCCAGGTGGTGTGCATCGTGGGCGGCGCCAGTGAGGTGCAGCAGTCGAGGCGAGCGCTGGGAGAGAGCGGCGCGGATGTGAAGTTCGTTGTGGGGAGTGCGGAGTTTCTACTGGCGGGGGAGTATAGAGAAGCGGACTGCGTGGTAGTGGATTGCAGGATCCGAAACTGCCAGAGGATTCTAGAAAGTGCGAGAAGCGAGGCGTTGGTTTTGGGGTACAATGCTTTGTGCGGAGGCTTGGAGTTTGGTAATGATGCGCATTTGCTACCAATAGGGGAAGGGCTGCTCGTGAGGAGGGCCACGCTGCCTCGTCGCCGGACGGAGAAGGGCGGCCGCTGGGTTGTGACCGTCGATAAGTTCACTGGTGAAGAGCATGTTTTTAGGGTTCGGAGTAAGCCCAAGTTTTGCAAGTGA